CTCCTCGGTCGTCCGCGTTCGGGCCAGGATGCCCGCGACGGGTTCGCCGTCGACGTTCGCGACGTACGTCGCCCGGTCCCACAGCGGACTGGCGAAGCGCCACTCGTAGAACGGCACGTCACGCTCGGCGGTGATGCCGGGGAACGCCGAGCGGCGCGCCAACTGCGACAGCGCCGTCGCTGCCACGCCGCGGTGGCGCTCGACGTCGACCCCGTCGGTCTCCCACTCCCCGGCGCCGGGGAGGCGTCGGTACGCCGTGCCGACGCGGTCGGCGCCGCGGGCAATCGCCTCCTTGCCTGGGATTTCGAGGCGGCGTTCGAGGAACGCGCTCGGCCGTTGCACTCGGTGGAACGTCCGACACTCGTCGAGCACGCGGAAGCCGGCAGACTCGAACCCCGGTCGCGAGGCGCCGTTCGGCTGGTTGAACACGAACGACACGTCGCGGTCGGCGTAGAACTCCAGCGACTGTTCGGTCATCGTCGTGAACAGCCCCCGGCCGCGGTGGTCGGGGTGGACCATCGTGTCGACGGTCAACAGCGCCAGTTCCGTTCCACCCGCGACACGCATCCGGAAGGCGAAGTACGGCCTGACGCCGACGACGTCGCCGTCGTGGTCGGCGACGAACATCGGCACGTGATCGAGGTACGGGTTCTCCTCGAACCGCCATCGGAACCAGTCCTCGCCACGCCGTTCGCCCCACGTGGTCTCGAAGAGGTCGAGGAAGCCCCGCTCGTCGCCCGGCTCGAAGCGCCGGAACGTGTAGTCGAGACCCTTGCGAGACTCCGTTGTCAGTGACATCTGCCTGGCTTTCACCCGGGACGGTCTTTGTTCATGTCAGATTATTCGGCAGTCTCGCTCCCTACCACGGAGGGGGCGTCGGGGGGTCCCGCGGCGCCCCCCGGGTCGTCCGACCGACACCTGTCACGACGGTACGAGGACTGCAAGCCACACGAAATCCGAGCCTACTCCGCCCGCCTGGAACGCGAATCGGCGGTCCCGGTGTGCTCTCCGACGGGTACCCGGCCCCGAGTCCGGCGAAATCCGGCTTCGACGGGTGTCGTCCGGACGCGGTCGACTTCGACTCGCCCCGGCGCCGTCTCTCGGTAAGCTCGGTGTCGACGGCTCGGTGTCGTCCCTAACTATCTCGAAACAGACGGGCGGCGCGGCGACGGCGGCGCTCCCACCTGGACCGCTCAACAGACCGGTTTCACGTCGATTCCCATCCCCGCGAGCGCGTCGGCGTAGTCGTCGTAGGCGACCTGGATCACGTACTCGGCGACCATCTGGGCTCGTTCCCAGTCGTCGTCGGTCGCACACAGGTCGTCCAACAGCGCGAGGCCGCGGTCGAGTTCCTCGTCGGTCTCCGTCCGCAGGTCGCGAAACAGGTCCGCGCGGCGCTCGTCCCCCTCGTTGACGAAGAACGAGACGATCTGGAGGTGCGTGCGATCGCTGACGAGGCCGCGACCGACGGCGCCGGCGGCGACGCGCTCGACGGCGTCCTCGCGTGCACGCAGGTACGTGTGCATCGTGCCGCCGTCGGCGGGGGCGTAGTCGGGGTCGCTCTCGGCCAGCGCGTCGAGGACGCGTTCGCGGTGGTCGCGCTCACGGTC
The DNA window shown above is from Halobaculum marinum and carries:
- a CDS encoding GNAT family N-acetyltransferase encodes the protein MSLTTESRKGLDYTFRRFEPGDERGFLDLFETTWGERRGEDWFRWRFEENPYLDHVPMFVADHDGDVVGVRPYFAFRMRVAGGTELALLTVDTMVHPDHRGRGLFTTMTEQSLEFYADRDVSFVFNQPNGASRPGFESAGFRVLDECRTFHRVQRPSAFLERRLEIPGKEAIARGADRVGTAYRRLPGAGEWETDGVDVERHRGVAATALSQLARRSAFPGITAERDVPFYEWRFASPLWDRATYVANVDGEPVAGILARTRTTEEGVTVTQVADLVPLSGGRTWKRGLAACLEAVLTDAVTADLVSAPGRAFPADVAAAYGFRSDDKLPLSAVAKADAVLCVKSLQHGDTGPWNVNGISLCDPRNWALTFAEQDTT
- a CDS encoding rubrerythrin family protein; protein product: MDSAAFREAVASAKATELDRLGSNKLLIALTDATLEPAAVLRAAADSEHAAHTTFASWADDEPDGDARDLFAWLADRERDHRERVLDALAESDPDYAPADGGTMHTYLRAREDAVERVAAGAVGRGLVSDRTHLQIVSFFVNEGDERRADLFRDLRTETDEELDRGLALLDDLCATDDDWERAQMVAEYVIQVAYDDYADALAGMGIDVKPVC